In a single window of the Helicoverpa zea isolate HzStark_Cry1AcR chromosome 9, ilHelZeax1.1, whole genome shotgun sequence genome:
- the LOC124633517 gene encoding uncharacterized protein LOC124633517: MASQHSGILQQVENFEILPEAVTLQNEGDDVHIEKAVEAMMQLSPVQIQQEYYENLGDCDWVKYEKSNRNYLLQNVAFALFGGPSYEGELSEVEDNQHAHLEGYTSRQKEQVMRVYEKLCEQSKYSHNDDDIVMSVLLIVCAKPKPLKFYQIQPSNYWLDLHEKTDSDIWCTAVFRVRKCIPTTVGMKSCRVYIDENARVYHDWDSYLTNNTLPKCVIIVPENGEYTGTLIEGEETFAVKLTVAPSPTLGIKARVLSTVDTASTVASIGAIGVIGVAAFTPVAPVVLVGAAAATVATGVYGLVRSSLHLHDRSVHEQTISPTDAEARGSWLNIAASSVGLAAGAASSLLSRSAAAGTNMTKTGQALAVSVEVLRHANMVTGGAGVVNSLLHIILKYRKHGEKPTKLELFQFASATLFFCHAVVSNRTAQSIIEDAQAKAINEYRATLRSNRHRKMFDKISAESRRIQGAIQGNTEVIRGIQNIIDKDQYFADVLRINKDVNQHKLRISMTSDGQVNLNSQHKFNPAELYNLGKEGRAQLFSSLGPASVNTSNVPTRIVPTTNAVSGYIEGEEETTLVGIHPGEILRIGSLLVRVSASGAENVALMLENLSQDVYANLMTISFNVLSKLLPEDIARLRLLSPEEDLIVQIVKFVFNYMKHERPLGDPSRDNDNGIVIVLKEFFQEGVVRQETILYLKDRLLGWVDGEMDRRRLEFPNKKSIVCESCRGIRYA; encoded by the exons ATGGCTTCCCAGCACTCGGGTATACTACAGCAAGTGGAGAATTTTGAGATTCTTCCGGAAGCAGTTACTTTACAAAATGAGGGTGATGATGTACATATTGAAAAGGCTGTTGAGGCTATGATGCAACTTTCTCCAGTACAAATACAACAAGagtactatgaaaatttgggcGACTGCGACTGGGTGAA gtatgaGAAAAGTAATAGAAACTATTTGCTACAAAATGTAGCATTTGCACTTTTCGGTGGTCCCAGCTATGAAGGTGAACTGTCAGAAGTTGAGGACAATCAGCACGCACATCTTGAAGGATATACCTCAAGACAAAAGGAACAAGTCATGAGagtatatgaaaaattatgtgAACAAA GTAAATATTCCCACAATGACGATGATATAGTAATGTCAGTGCTTCTGATTGTGTGCGCTAAACCAAAACCTCTGAAGTTCTATCAAATACAACCGTCAAACTACTGGTTGGACTTGCATGAGAAAACTGACAGTGATATATGGTGTACCGCGGTATTCAGGGTCAGAAAATGCATACCTACTACTGTTGGAA TGAAGTCTTGCCGAGTCTACATCGACGAGAATGCCCGAGTATATCATGACTGGGACTCGTACCTAACAAACAATACTCTGCCAAAATGTGTCATTATTGTGCCTGAAAATGGAGAGTACACTGGAACACTTATAGAG gGAGAAGAAACTTTCGCAGTAAAATTGACCGTGGCACCTTCTCCGACGCTCGGTATAAAGGCGCGGGTGCTAAGCACAGTCGACACGGCTAGCACAGTGGCTTCTATCGGGGCTATTGGAGTTATCGGGGTGGCAGCTTTCACTCCAGTAGCGCCGGTTGTACTGGTGGGTGCGGCGGCTGCTACGGTAGCCACTGGGGTCTACGGCCTTGTACGGTCCTCTCTTCACTTACATGATAGAAGTGTTCATGAACAG acCATCAGTCCGACAGACGCTGAAGCTCGAGGTAGTTGGTTGAACATCGCGGCGTCGAGTGTAGGCCTGGCCGCCGGCGCCGCTAGCTCGCTCCTTTCCCGTTCTGCTGCCGCCGGTACCAATATGACAAAG ACAGGACAAGCGCTAGCTGTGTCTGTGGAAGTATTACGTCACGCAAACATGGTCACTGGTGGCGCGGGCGTCGTCAACAGTCTCCTTCATATTATACTGAAG tACCGCAAACATGGAGAGAAGCCGACTAAGTTAGAGTTGTTCCAATTCGCATCGGCGACTTTGTTCTTCTGTCACGCCGTAGTGTCAAACCGAACGGCACAGAGTATTATAGAGGATGCTCAGGCTAAAGCGATCAACGAGTACCGGGCCACTCTTAGGAGCAATAGACACAG AAAAATGTTCGACAAGATCAGCGCTGAATCGAGAAGGATACAAGGTGCCATACAAGGCAACACTGAAGTCATTAGAGGCATTCAGAACATCATCGACAAAGACCAGTACTTTGCCGACGTGCTCCGAATCAACAAAGATGTCAACCAACACAAGCTCAGAATATCCATGACTTCTGATGGTCAGGTTAACTTGAACTCCCAGCACAAATTCAACCCTGCAGAGCTCTATAACCTTGGTAAGGAAGGAAGGGCGCAACTGTTCAGTTCACTTGGACCTGCCTCTGTCAACACAAGTAATGTACCAACAAGGATTGTGCCCACAACGAATGCCGTGTCCGGTTACATAGAAGGCGAGGAAGAAACAACACTAGTAGGAATTCACCCCGGTGAAATACTAAGAATTGGATCACTACTAGTGAGAGTAAGTGCGTCTGGCGCCGAAAATGTAGCGCTTATGTTAGAAAATTTAAGCCAAGATGTGTACGCCAACTTGATGACGATATCCTTCAATGTGTTATCCAAACTCCTTCCTGAAGACATTGCCAGGCTGAGGCTGTTGAGTCCCGAAGAAGATCTAATCGTCCAAATAGTAAAGTTTGTATTCAACTATATGAAGCATGAGAGGCCACTGGGCGACCCGAGCAGAGATAACGACAATGGCATCGTAATAGTGCTAAAAGAGTTCTTCCAAGAAGGTGTTGTTCGTCAAGaaaccattttatatttgaaagatCGTTTGTTAGGCTGGGTCGACGGTGAAATGGATCGCAGAAGGCTAGAATTTCCGAACAAAAAGTCAATTGTATGTGAAAGTTGTAGGGGTATAAGATATGCTtaa